ACCACGCCCACGTTGGGCTCGATGGTGCAGAACGGGTAGTTGGCCGCCTGCGCGCCCGCGGCGGACAGGGCGTTGAACAGGGTGGACTTGCCCACGTTGGGCAGTCCGACGATTCCAATGGAGAGCGCCATGACGGCTCCTTGAACCCGCGCACACGGCGGGCCCCTTCCTGCACTTGAAAACTACGAGGCGCGGCGGCTGGCCGGCGCGGTGCCCGGGGTGGGCAGACCCTTGACGAACTGCTCGGCCAGGGCGCGCTGCTTGGGGTCATCCATGCGCTCGGACAGGAGCTTGCCGGCCACTTCCATGGCCAGGTCCACCGCCAGGGTGCGCACTTCCGCGATGGCCTTGGTCTTCTGGTCTTCGATCTCGCGGCGGGCCTGGAGCTTCAGCTCCTCGGCCTCCTTGCGGCTCTTGTTCATGAGCTCGTCGCGGTACTTCTCCATGTCCGCCTGGTTCTTGCGCATCATCTCGGCGGCCTCGCGGCGGGCCTCGGCGATGGCGGTCTTCTGGTCGGCCAGGAGCTTCTCCGCCTCGGCGCGCTCGCGCTTGGCGCTCTCGATGGCGCTGGTGATCTGCTTCTCGCGCTCTTCCACCAGCGACAGGATGGGTCCCCACGCCTTCCAGCGCAGCACCACGGCCACGAGGATGAAGGTGACGAGGGTCCAGAAGATGAGGCCCGGGCGGACCTCCACGAAGCTGCTGGCGGCGAGGACGGAAGGCAGGAGCATGGCGGCGTGTCCGGAAGACGGCGGAAGGAGAAGCGAAGGAGAACGGCCGGGTGCGACGGACTGCGGGGACAGCGGGCCCGGCACCCCGCGTGAGGGGGGCGCCGGACCGGACCTTCAGGCAAACCCTTAGGTCTTGGTGGCCAGCAGGATGCAGACCACGAGCGCGAACAGCGTGGCGCCTTCGATGAGCGCCGCGGCGATGATCATCGTGGTGCGGATGTCGCCACCGGCGGCGGGCTGACGGCCGGTCGCGTCCATGGCGGCGGCGGCGAGCTTACCGATGCCCAGGCCGGCACCGATGATGGAGAGGCCGGCGCCGATACCAGCGGCCAGGAAGGCAAGAGCGAGGTTGGTCATGGGAGTGCTTCGTCTTTCTTCTGCAGGGACCCACTTGTGGGGGGGTCGTTGTGTCCCTTGGGGGCTACCTCCGGAGGGCTCTCGCCTTCCGGGTCTTGTCGAGCGCCCCCGCGAGAGGGCGCTCTGAACGGGTGGGGGCTAGGCGTGGGCCCGGCCGTGGTCGTGGCTGGGGCCGCCTTCCTTGTGGCCGTGGCCGGGCTCGCCGTGCGCGTCATGGTGGTGGCCCATGGCCACGCCCATGCCGATGAACAGCGCCGAGAGCATGGTGAAGACATACGCCTGCACGAAGGCCACGAACAGCTCCAGCAGGTAGATGCCCATGGCGAAGGGCACGCTGACGAGCGCCACCGCGGGGTGGCCGAGCATGAAGATGAGGCCCAGCAGGAAGAACAGGACGATGTGGCCCGCTAGCATGTTGGCGAACAGACGCATCGTGAGGGCGAAGGGCTTGGTGAACAGGCCCAGGATTTCCACCGGAATCATGATGGGCCACAGCCACGGGGCCACGCCGCCCGTCAGGTGCCCCAGGTAGCCGCCCAGGCCCGCGGCACGGATGCCCGCCACCTGGGTGAGGATGAAGGTGCAGATGGCCAGGCCGCAGGTGATGGCCAGGTTGCCGGTGGCCGTGGCCATCCAGGGCACCAGGCCCAGCATGTTCATGAAGAGGATGAAGAAGAAGGCCGTCAGCAGGTAGGGCACGTACCGGGGGCCCTCCTCCTTGCCGATGTTCTTGATGGCCAGCTCGTCCCGGACGAAGACGATGAGCATCTCGAACATGTTGGCGCCCACCCCGCGCGGCACCAGCTTGCTCTTGTCCCGGTTGCTGAAGCCCAGCACGAAGAGGATGAGCAGCACCGCGGCCAGCCACATCATCACCGTGTGCTTGGTGATGGACAGGTCCAGGCAGCCTGCGCCCAGGCCCGGAACCACCTCGCCGTGGTCCGTCATCACCTTGGTGCACGCCCCCTCGTGGAAGGGGATGAGGATCTCCGGCAGGTGGATGGACTTGTGCTCGTGGCTGAGGGGCACCTCGAACTCGTACTCGTGCGAGTCCGACACGTGGTGGAGGATGTAGCCCGCCACGTCCTCCTTGTGCTCGCCGCCCTCCGCGGAAGGCCCCGCGGCAAACGCGGCGCCCGCGATCAGTCCGGCGAACAGAACCATTGCCTTGCGCATCACTCGCCTCCGCCGGACGCC
Above is a genomic segment from Stigmatella erecta containing:
- the atpB gene encoding F0F1 ATP synthase subunit A, which codes for MRKAMVLFAGLIAGAAFAAGPSAEGGEHKEDVAGYILHHVSDSHEYEFEVPLSHEHKSIHLPEILIPFHEGACTKVMTDHGEVVPGLGAGCLDLSITKHTVMMWLAAVLLILFVLGFSNRDKSKLVPRGVGANMFEMLIVFVRDELAIKNIGKEEGPRYVPYLLTAFFFILFMNMLGLVPWMATATGNLAITCGLAICTFILTQVAGIRAAGLGGYLGHLTGGVAPWLWPIMIPVEILGLFTKPFALTMRLFANMLAGHIVLFFLLGLIFMLGHPAVALVSVPFAMGIYLLELFVAFVQAYVFTMLSALFIGMGVAMGHHHDAHGEPGHGHKEGGPSHDHGRAHA
- a CDS encoding ATP synthase F0 subunit C, with amino-acid sequence MTNLALAFLAAGIGAGLSIIGAGLGIGKLAAAAMDATGRQPAAGGDIRTTMIIAAALIEGATLFALVVCILLATKT
- the atpF gene encoding F0F1 ATP synthase subunit B encodes the protein MLLPSVLAASSFVEVRPGLIFWTLVTFILVAVVLRWKAWGPILSLVEEREKQITSAIESAKRERAEAEKLLADQKTAIAEARREAAEMMRKNQADMEKYRDELMNKSRKEAEELKLQARREIEDQKTKAIAEVRTLAVDLAMEVAGKLLSERMDDPKQRALAEQFVKGLPTPGTAPASRRAS